One Novipirellula galeiformis DNA window includes the following coding sequences:
- the guaB gene encoding IMP dehydrogenase, with the protein MTEDKIGKLGVTFDDVLLLPRYSEVVPSEVDVTSRLTNRISLQIPLLSSPMDTVTEAEMAIALAKEGGMGIIHKNLSPRAQTQQVLKVKRSANGIIVDPVTLPPEEKVSRAAELMDQANVSGIPIVYADRKLAGILTRRDLRFLENPNLPVSEVMTHENLVTAVGNVTLEEAERILTAKRVEKLLLVDEDRRLTGLITIRDIDMMKRYPRACKDPLGRLRVGAAIGVGDFDRAESLIRQGVDLLVVDSAHGHSQNVMETVREIKNQRDWDIEIVAGNVATPEATRDLIEAGADAVKVGIGPGSICTTRVISGVGVPQITAILDAVKIAEERNIPVIADGGIRFSGDITKAIAAGASTVMIGSLFAGLTESPGKMILYQGRTFKSYRGMGSMGAMVKGSSDRYRQKGAEAGKLVPEGVEGRVPFKGPLSDYVYQLVGGLRAGMGYVGTRTIDELRHDARFIRVSAATVRENHPHDIAITQEAPNYSPDVSSGETN; encoded by the coding sequence TACAGCGAGGTTGTCCCCAGCGAAGTGGATGTGACAAGTCGGCTGACCAACCGAATCTCGCTTCAGATCCCTCTCCTTTCCTCGCCCATGGATACGGTCACCGAAGCCGAAATGGCGATCGCGCTCGCAAAAGAAGGCGGGATGGGGATCATCCACAAGAATCTGTCTCCGCGTGCCCAAACCCAGCAAGTGCTGAAAGTAAAGCGTTCGGCCAATGGTATCATTGTTGACCCCGTGACCCTCCCCCCCGAAGAGAAGGTCAGTCGGGCGGCGGAATTGATGGACCAGGCCAATGTCTCGGGAATCCCCATCGTTTACGCCGATCGCAAGCTTGCGGGCATCTTGACGCGACGCGACCTCCGTTTCCTAGAGAACCCAAACCTCCCCGTTTCGGAAGTTATGACGCATGAGAACTTAGTGACGGCTGTAGGGAATGTAACGCTTGAGGAAGCTGAGCGAATTTTAACGGCAAAAAGAGTCGAGAAACTTCTCCTGGTTGACGAAGATAGAAGACTGACGGGGTTAATAACGATTCGTGACATCGACATGATGAAGCGATATCCGCGTGCTTGCAAAGATCCGCTCGGCAGATTGCGGGTCGGAGCGGCGATCGGAGTCGGTGATTTTGATCGAGCCGAGAGTTTGATTCGACAAGGCGTTGATTTGCTAGTAGTCGATTCGGCTCACGGGCACAGTCAGAACGTGATGGAAACCGTCCGAGAAATTAAGAACCAACGTGATTGGGACATCGAGATCGTGGCCGGGAATGTGGCCACCCCCGAAGCGACTCGCGATTTGATCGAAGCGGGTGCCGATGCGGTGAAAGTCGGCATCGGCCCAGGTTCGATCTGCACAACGCGGGTCATCAGCGGAGTCGGAGTCCCTCAGATCACAGCGATTTTGGACGCAGTCAAGATCGCCGAAGAGAGAAACATACCTGTCATCGCGGACGGCGGCATTCGCTTCAGCGGTGACATTACGAAGGCCATCGCGGCTGGTGCGAGCACGGTAATGATCGGAAGTCTGTTCGCAGGCCTGACCGAGAGTCCGGGCAAGATGATCCTGTACCAAGGACGGACGTTTAAGTCCTACCGAGGGATGGGATCGATGGGTGCGATGGTCAAAGGAAGCAGTGATCGGTATCGGCAAAAAGGCGCCGAGGCGGGCAAACTTGTCCCCGAAGGCGTCGAAGGCCGCGTGCCGTTCAAGGGTCCTCTTAGCGATTACGTCTACCAATTGGTCGGCGGATTGCGAGCGGGGATGGGATACGTCGGAACACGGACGATTGATGAGTTGCGGCACGATGCGAGATTCATTCGCGTCTCCGCAGCAACGGTTAGGGAGAACCACCCGCATGACATTGCGATCACCCAGGAAGCGCCAAATTACAGCCCTGATGTTTCATCAGGCGAAACGAACTAG
- the aroH gene encoding chorismate mutase has product MTVCRGVRGATSVEKDDRDQILTATRQLLALMIRQNQIDSADVASATFTVTSDLTAEFPAFAARQLGWLEVPLLCGYEVSVVGSLPRCIRVMLHWNTDKTQSEIQHVYLHEAKRLRPDLSKYPPVDFEELELWIQDHLRTEG; this is encoded by the coding sequence ATGACAGTTTGCCGTGGAGTGCGAGGCGCGACCAGCGTCGAGAAAGATGATCGTGATCAAATTCTCACCGCGACTCGTCAATTACTTGCCTTGATGATTCGTCAAAACCAGATTGACTCAGCGGACGTTGCCAGCGCCACCTTTACCGTGACCAGCGATTTGACGGCTGAGTTTCCGGCGTTTGCCGCCCGACAACTCGGCTGGCTCGAGGTGCCGCTATTGTGCGGTTACGAGGTTTCGGTCGTGGGCTCACTGCCGCGTTGCATTCGTGTCATGCTGCACTGGAACACCGACAAAACGCAATCGGAAATCCAGCACGTCTACTTGCACGAAGCCAAGCGATTGCGTCCCGATCTTTCGAAATATCCACCGGTTGATTTTGAAGAACTGGAACTCTGGATCCAGGATCACTTGCGTACCGAAGGCTAG